The following is a genomic window from Verrucosispora sp. WMMD573.
GCCAGGTGCGGGCGGCGCTGCCCAGCCATACGTGGGCTGTGGCGCCGACGACCATTCCGATGATCATCGGCGGCCAGGTCAGGGCCGCGTCCCACAGCACTATCGACCAGGAGAACAGCCCGGCCCCGGCCACCGCGCCCAGCAGGGCGGTCCCGGTCAGCGCGACACCGGCGCCGCGCGCCAGCGCGGTGAGTGCGGGACGAGCCGAGCGGGCGGTGGCCGCGACCAGCACGAGCCCGGCCAGACCGAGCAGGAAGGCAGCCGCCCAGATCCACTCCACCGACTGTGACAACAGCAGGTAACCGGCGGGTGGTCGCGGCCCGCTGCTCCAGCTCGATCCGTGCCAGGTCAGGTCACCGGCGATCGAGGCGGTCGCGGCGAAGGCGACCACCCGCAGGGACAGCCCGCGCAGCGCGGCCACCGCGAGTTCGGCCTGGTAGGCCGGGGCGAGCTGATCCGGCGTACCGAAGTCGGCAACCGCCTGGCGCGACGCCTCACCCGCCGGCAGTCCGCTGTCCTGGTACGCCTCGGCGGCGTCGAGCAGCCCGTGCCGGGCCTCGGTGATCAGATCGGCCCGCAGCCGGCGTGGCCCACGGAGCCGGCCGGCGAGCTGCCGCAGGTGCTCCTCGACCAACACGTCATCCCTGACCTGCATGGCCCCAACCCTGCCATGCCGCCTGACGTTCCGGCCTCGGGGACATCCCGGAGGCGGCCCCGACGGATCAGCCCGACAACGCGAGGTAGCCGTGCTCGGCGGCCTGCTGCAACACCCACTGCTCCCGATACCAGCCGGGCGTCGCCACGAGCGCCGCGTGTCGGCCCCGCTGCACGACCCGGCCGGCGTCCAGCACCACGATCTCGTCGAGTTCGGCGAGGCCGCTGAGCCGGTGGGTGATCAGCAGCACCGAGTGCCCGACGGTCGCGGCCGATGCGCTGGCCAGCACCGCATCGGCGGCGGCCGGGTCGAGACCCTCCGTGGGCTCGTCGAGCACCAGAACACCCGGCGCGGCGAGCAGGGCGCGGGCCAGCGCGAGACGCTGCCGTTGGCCACCGGAGAGCTGTCCGCCCTCCTCGCCGACCACCGTGTCCCAGCCGTCCGGCTGATCCCGGACCCAGTCCGCCAGCCCGGCGGCGGTGGCGGCGGTGAGCAGCGCGTCCTCGTCCGCGTTCGGCCGACCGAGCAGCATGTTGTCCCGGACGGTGGCGTGAAAGACGTACGCCTCGGCGAGCAACCCGCCGACCAGGTAGGGCAACTCCTGGGGCGGGTACGCCGACACGTCCCGTCCGTTCAGTGTGACCCGGCCGGCGGTGGGGGACACCGCGCCGGTCAGCACGGCGGCCAGGGTGCTCTTGCCCGCGCCACTGGGACCGACGACTGCTACCCGACGTCCGGGTGCCAGCTCAAGGTCGACGCCATCGAGCGCGGCGGGAGCACCGGCCCGGTACCGAACCGTCACCGCTTCGAACCGAACCGTCGATGCCGTGTCGACCGGTCCCGTCACGCTCTCGGCGGTCTCGGCCGGCTCAGCGCCGTACCCGCCCGCCAGGTGGGCGTCGGGCAAGCCCGGCGTGCTGGCGTCGCGCAAGCTCGCGGTGCCGGCCGGACGCCGGTCGGCGGA
Proteins encoded in this region:
- a CDS encoding permease prefix domain 1-containing protein: MQVRDDVLVEEHLRQLAGRLRGPRRLRADLITEARHGLLDAAEAYQDSGLPAGEASRQAVADFGTPDQLAPAYQAELAVAALRGLSLRVVAFAATASIAGDLTWHGSSWSSGPRPPAGYLLLSQSVEWIWAAAFLLGLAGLVLVAATARSARPALTALARGAGVALTGTALLGAVAGAGLFSWSIVLWDAALTWPPMIIGMVVGATAHVWLGSAARTWLLAVR